A window of Panicum virgatum strain AP13 chromosome 8K, P.virgatum_v5, whole genome shotgun sequence contains these coding sequences:
- the LOC120644133 gene encoding probable ubiquitin-like-specific protease 2A isoform X1: MSRRRQGQAQAPIDLDSDAEDECKNKRSRTSRMAALKTSGRSKHALPSFYNNLPQNRSSRIATSRRDKANQDKLNTDIFELYMEDLWKHIDEDKKSAYAYFDSLWFNMYYCGQNIPNVLKWIKAKRIFSRQYVFVPIVCCGHWSLLVLCHFDETNCSDIKKGPRMIVLDSLNTADPTRFQSAIRKFIADIYETEEREESKQFINKIRLEFPKVPQQNGEECGIYVLYFIQCFLQNKKLAEVLENKKLEEDFTQLLDDGWFDPEELENFRKDIHSFQANRNSKTEE; this comes from the exons atgagccgccgccggcagggcCAGGCGCAGGCGCCCATCGACCTGGACAGCGACGCTGAGGACG AGTGCAAAAACAAGCGATCTCGAACAAGTAGAATGGCAGCATTGAAGACATCTGGGAGATCCAAACATGCATTACCTTCCTTTTACAATAATCTCCCCCAAAACAGAAGTTCACGCATTGCAACTAGCAGGAGGGACAAGGCAAATCAAGACAAGTTGAATACTGATATTTTTGAATTATACATGGA GGATCTTTGGAAGCACATTGATGAAGACAAGAAGAGTGCTTATGCATACTTTGATTCTTTATGGTTTAACATGTATTACTGTGGGCAGAATATACCCAATGTCCTTAAATGGATAAAGGCTAAGAGAATATTTTCAAGGCAATATGTTTTTGTTCCTATTGTTTGTTG TGGACACTGGAGCCTCCTTGTCTTATGCCACTTTGATGAGACAAACTGCTCAGACATTAAGAAAGGACCACGCATGATAGTGCTGGACTCACTTAATACGGCAGATCCGACAAGGTTTCAATCTGCCATCAGAAA ATTCATTGCTGACATTTACGAAACTGAAGAGCGGGAAGAAAGCAAGCAGTTCATAAACAAAATCCGCCTCGAGTTTCCCAAG GTGCCACAGCAAAATGGAGAAGAATGTGGGATTTATGTTCTTTATTTCATCCAGTGTTTTCTTCAAAACAAAAAACTGGCAGAAGttcttgaaaataaaaaattggaAGAAGATTTCACCCAGCTA CTTGACGATGGCTGGTTTGATCCAGAGGAACTAGAGAACTTCCGCAAGGATATCCATTCATTCCAAGC GAATCGAAATAGCAAAACTGAAGAGTAG
- the LOC120644133 gene encoding probable ubiquitin-like-specific protease 2A isoform X2: protein MAALKTSGRSKHALPSFYNNLPQNRSSRIATSRRDKANQDKLNTDIFELYMEDLWKHIDEDKKSAYAYFDSLWFNMYYCGQNIPNVLKWIKAKRIFSRQYVFVPIVCCGHWSLLVLCHFDETNCSDIKKGPRMIVLDSLNTADPTRFQSAIRKFIADIYETEEREESKQFINKIRLEFPKVPQQNGEECGIYVLYFIQCFLQNKKLAEVLENKKLEEDFTQLLDDGWFDPEELENFRKDIHSFQANRNSKTEE, encoded by the exons ATGGCAGCATTGAAGACATCTGGGAGATCCAAACATGCATTACCTTCCTTTTACAATAATCTCCCCCAAAACAGAAGTTCACGCATTGCAACTAGCAGGAGGGACAAGGCAAATCAAGACAAGTTGAATACTGATATTTTTGAATTATACATGGA GGATCTTTGGAAGCACATTGATGAAGACAAGAAGAGTGCTTATGCATACTTTGATTCTTTATGGTTTAACATGTATTACTGTGGGCAGAATATACCCAATGTCCTTAAATGGATAAAGGCTAAGAGAATATTTTCAAGGCAATATGTTTTTGTTCCTATTGTTTGTTG TGGACACTGGAGCCTCCTTGTCTTATGCCACTTTGATGAGACAAACTGCTCAGACATTAAGAAAGGACCACGCATGATAGTGCTGGACTCACTTAATACGGCAGATCCGACAAGGTTTCAATCTGCCATCAGAAA ATTCATTGCTGACATTTACGAAACTGAAGAGCGGGAAGAAAGCAAGCAGTTCATAAACAAAATCCGCCTCGAGTTTCCCAAG GTGCCACAGCAAAATGGAGAAGAATGTGGGATTTATGTTCTTTATTTCATCCAGTGTTTTCTTCAAAACAAAAAACTGGCAGAAGttcttgaaaataaaaaattggaAGAAGATTTCACCCAGCTA CTTGACGATGGCTGGTTTGATCCAGAGGAACTAGAGAACTTCCGCAAGGATATCCATTCATTCCAAGC GAATCGAAATAGCAAAACTGAAGAGTAG
- the LOC120644133 gene encoding probable ubiquitin-like-specific protease 2A isoform X3 — protein sequence MSRRRQGQAQAPIDLDSDAEDECKNKRSRTSRMAALKTSGRSKHALPSFYNNLPQNRSSRIATSRRDKANQDKLNTDIFELYMEDLWKHIDEDKKSAYAYFDSLWFNMYYCGQNIPNVLKWIKAKRIFSRQYVFVPIVCCGHWSLLVLCHFDETNCSDIKKGPRMIVLDSLNTADPTRFQSAIRKFIADIYETEEREESKQFINKIRLEFPKLDDGWFDPEELENFRKDIHSFQANRNSKTEE from the exons atgagccgccgccggcagggcCAGGCGCAGGCGCCCATCGACCTGGACAGCGACGCTGAGGACG AGTGCAAAAACAAGCGATCTCGAACAAGTAGAATGGCAGCATTGAAGACATCTGGGAGATCCAAACATGCATTACCTTCCTTTTACAATAATCTCCCCCAAAACAGAAGTTCACGCATTGCAACTAGCAGGAGGGACAAGGCAAATCAAGACAAGTTGAATACTGATATTTTTGAATTATACATGGA GGATCTTTGGAAGCACATTGATGAAGACAAGAAGAGTGCTTATGCATACTTTGATTCTTTATGGTTTAACATGTATTACTGTGGGCAGAATATACCCAATGTCCTTAAATGGATAAAGGCTAAGAGAATATTTTCAAGGCAATATGTTTTTGTTCCTATTGTTTGTTG TGGACACTGGAGCCTCCTTGTCTTATGCCACTTTGATGAGACAAACTGCTCAGACATTAAGAAAGGACCACGCATGATAGTGCTGGACTCACTTAATACGGCAGATCCGACAAGGTTTCAATCTGCCATCAGAAA ATTCATTGCTGACATTTACGAAACTGAAGAGCGGGAAGAAAGCAAGCAGTTCATAAACAAAATCCGCCTCGAGTTTCCCAAG CTTGACGATGGCTGGTTTGATCCAGAGGAACTAGAGAACTTCCGCAAGGATATCCATTCATTCCAAGC GAATCGAAATAGCAAAACTGAAGAGTAG